Proteins from one Ramlibacter sp. PS4R-6 genomic window:
- a CDS encoding MFS transporter: MTAENEALEKEAPARDATLRKHRLPWRLAPGDLLHDKLYRRLWLSILTSGFGAQITMLAIPLTAAVLLHATPTQMGLLTSMELAPFILFSLPSGVWLDRVRKLPVYVAGELTVGVVLATVPLVWAMGWLTIAYLYFVSFIIGCVFTTAGSASQIVLTQIVPRERLVEAHAKNAFANSLAEVTGPGIAGALIRLVGAPFALLVDALLLLGSVMILRGLKIEEKPGQDMPEGFWHALKEGVQFVRSVRLLVVMAAMVGLWQLCHHSAMVVQILFATRELHLDEKQVGLSYVGLGMGTIAAGIYGPRIANRIGVGASLLWGFGVCGIGWIQLALAPANTWGVASFVLMLVCFGFGAVLIFINFLSLRQAVTPEPLLGRMTSTMRWLILLPSIPGALLGGWLGEHIGLRTALATGGVGALALALIGWRLTHLPGQVRLPKAAA; this comes from the coding sequence ATGACCGCGGAGAACGAAGCTCTCGAGAAAGAAGCCCCCGCGCGGGATGCGACGCTGCGCAAGCACCGCCTGCCCTGGCGCCTCGCGCCCGGCGACCTGTTGCACGACAAGCTGTACCGGCGCCTGTGGCTGTCCATCCTGACCAGCGGCTTCGGCGCGCAGATCACGATGCTGGCCATCCCGCTGACGGCGGCGGTGCTGCTGCACGCAACGCCCACGCAGATGGGCCTGCTCACGTCGATGGAGCTCGCGCCCTTCATCCTGTTCTCGCTGCCCTCGGGCGTGTGGCTCGACCGCGTGCGCAAGCTGCCGGTGTACGTGGCCGGCGAGCTCACCGTCGGTGTCGTGCTGGCCACGGTGCCGCTGGTGTGGGCGATGGGCTGGCTGACGATCGCGTACCTCTACTTCGTCTCCTTCATCATCGGCTGCGTGTTCACCACCGCGGGCTCGGCGTCGCAGATCGTGCTGACGCAAATCGTGCCGCGCGAGCGCCTGGTGGAAGCGCATGCCAAGAACGCGTTCGCCAACTCGCTGGCCGAAGTGACGGGACCGGGCATCGCCGGCGCGCTGATCCGCCTGGTGGGCGCGCCGTTCGCGTTGCTGGTCGACGCGCTGCTGCTCCTGGGCAGCGTGATGATCCTGCGCGGCCTGAAGATCGAGGAAAAGCCCGGCCAGGACATGCCGGAAGGCTTCTGGCACGCGCTGAAGGAAGGCGTGCAGTTCGTGCGCAGCGTGCGCCTGCTGGTCGTGATGGCCGCGATGGTGGGCCTGTGGCAGCTGTGCCACCACTCGGCGATGGTGGTGCAGATCCTCTTCGCCACGCGCGAGCTGCACCTGGACGAGAAGCAGGTGGGCCTGAGCTACGTCGGCCTGGGCATGGGCACGATCGCGGCGGGCATCTACGGGCCGCGCATCGCCAACCGCATCGGCGTGGGCGCGAGCCTGTTGTGGGGCTTCGGCGTGTGCGGCATCGGGTGGATCCAGCTGGCGCTGGCGCCGGCCAACACCTGGGGCGTCGCATCCTTCGTGCTGATGCTGGTGTGCTTCGGCTTCGGCGCGGTGCTCATCTTCATCAACTTCCTGTCGCTGCGGCAGGCCGTCACGCCCGAGCCCCTGCTCGGCCGCATGACCAGCACCATGCGCTGGCTCATCCTCTTGCCCTCGATCCCGGGCGCGCTGCTCGGCGGCTGGCTCGGCGAGCACATCGGCCTGCGCACCGCCCTGGCCACGGGCGGGGTGGGCGCCCTTGCGCTCGCATTGATCGGCTGGCGCTTGACCCACCTGCCCGGCCAGGTGCGCCTGCCGAAAGCCGCCGCCTGA
- a CDS encoding oligopeptide/dipeptide ABC transporter ATP-binding protein, producing the protein MNQEPLLSVRDLHVHFPVRGEGLFPKKRTLKAVNGVNLELYPGETLGIVGESGCGKSTLARAILNLIPATSGQVVWLGKDMAGADASEWQAVRKNAQMVFQDPLASLNPRMNVAQIIGEPLRTHKPELSKDEVLARVKQVMARVGLMENQLYRYPHEFSGGQCQRIGIARALILEPKLIVCDEPVSALDVSIQAQIINLLKDLQQQMQLALIFIAHDLAVVKHVSQRILVMYLGRVMELADKHELYAAPKHPYTRALLSAVPLADPRLERGKVIQLLQGDLPSPMSPPSGCVFRTRCPHAFDKCAVDVPPLIPVNDKSQAACWLY; encoded by the coding sequence ATGAACCAGGAACCCCTCCTCTCCGTCCGCGACCTGCACGTGCACTTCCCGGTGCGCGGCGAAGGCCTGTTCCCGAAGAAGCGCACGCTCAAGGCCGTCAACGGCGTGAACCTCGAGCTGTACCCCGGCGAAACGCTGGGCATCGTCGGCGAATCCGGCTGCGGCAAGTCGACGCTGGCCCGCGCCATCCTCAACCTGATCCCCGCGACGTCGGGCCAGGTGGTGTGGCTGGGCAAGGACATGGCGGGCGCCGATGCATCCGAGTGGCAGGCCGTGCGCAAGAACGCGCAGATGGTGTTCCAGGACCCGCTGGCGTCGCTGAACCCGCGCATGAACGTCGCGCAGATCATCGGCGAGCCGCTGCGCACCCACAAGCCCGAGCTGTCCAAGGACGAGGTGCTGGCGCGCGTGAAGCAGGTGATGGCGCGCGTGGGCCTGATGGAGAACCAGCTCTATCGCTACCCGCACGAGTTTTCGGGCGGCCAGTGCCAGCGCATCGGCATCGCCCGCGCGCTGATCCTCGAGCCCAAATTGATCGTGTGCGACGAGCCCGTGTCGGCGCTGGACGTCTCGATCCAGGCGCAGATCATCAACCTGCTGAAGGACCTGCAGCAGCAGATGCAGCTGGCGCTGATCTTCATCGCCCACGACCTGGCGGTGGTCAAGCACGTGAGCCAGCGCATCCTGGTGATGTACCTGGGGCGCGTGATGGAGCTGGCCGACAAGCACGAGCTCTATGCCGCGCCCAAGCACCCCTACACGCGCGCGCTGCTCTCGGCCGTGCCGCTGGCCGACCCGCGCCTGGAGCGCGGCAAGGTGATCCAGCTGCTGCAGGGCGACCTGCCCTCGCCCATGTCGCCGCCTTCGGGCTGCGTGTTCCGCACGCGCTGCCCGCACGCCTTCGACAAGTGCGCGGTGGACGTGCCGCCGCTGATCCCGGTCAACGACAAGTCGCAGGCGGCCTGCTGGCTGTACTGA
- a CDS encoding oligopeptide/dipeptide ABC transporter ATP-binding protein, translating to MTKLIDVQDLNVRFDTPEGVVTAVNGLSFSLERGQTFGIVGESGSGKSQSMMAMMGLLAANGRASGKALFNGEDLLTMPAAKLNKIRGNRVAMIFQDPMTSLNPYLTVERQMTEVLELHKGLTRKSALTLAIQTLEQVRIPDAARRIRMYPHEFSGGMRQRIMIAMALLCQPDLLIADEPTTALDVTVQAQTMSLLRDLQRDFGTAIILITHDLGVVAGLCDQVMVLYGGRIMEQGNAEAIFYRPTHPYTLGLLGAVPKLDHEGEKLVAIPGVPPNMARLPPGCPFSERCTYVMDVCVNQRPPLVPAVNDPMVLRACHRPVADIARDAEVVLS from the coding sequence ATGACGAAACTGATCGATGTCCAGGACCTCAACGTGAGGTTCGACACGCCCGAGGGCGTGGTCACTGCCGTCAACGGCCTGTCGTTCTCGCTCGAGCGGGGGCAGACCTTCGGCATCGTCGGCGAATCCGGCTCGGGCAAGAGCCAGAGCATGATGGCCATGATGGGGCTGCTCGCGGCCAACGGCCGCGCGTCGGGCAAGGCCCTCTTCAACGGCGAAGACCTGCTCACGATGCCGGCCGCCAAGTTGAACAAGATCCGCGGCAACCGCGTCGCGATGATCTTCCAGGACCCGATGACGTCGCTCAACCCGTACCTCACGGTCGAGCGGCAGATGACCGAGGTGCTGGAGCTGCACAAGGGCCTGACGCGCAAGAGCGCGTTGACGCTGGCGATCCAGACGCTGGAGCAGGTGCGCATCCCCGACGCCGCGCGCCGCATCCGCATGTACCCGCACGAGTTCTCCGGCGGCATGCGCCAGCGGATCATGATCGCGATGGCGCTGCTGTGCCAGCCGGACCTGCTGATCGCCGACGAGCCGACCACGGCGCTGGACGTGACGGTGCAGGCGCAGACCATGTCGCTGCTGCGCGACCTGCAGCGCGACTTCGGCACCGCCATCATCCTGATCACGCACGACCTCGGCGTGGTCGCGGGCCTGTGCGACCAGGTGATGGTGCTCTACGGCGGCCGCATCATGGAGCAGGGCAACGCCGAAGCCATCTTCTACCGCCCCACGCACCCGTACACGCTGGGCCTGCTCGGCGCGGTTCCCAAGCTCGATCACGAAGGCGAGAAGCTGGTGGCGATCCCCGGCGTGCCGCCCAACATGGCGCGACTGCCCCCGGGTTGCCCGTTCAGCGAGCGCTGCACCTACGTGATGGACGTGTGCGTGAACCAGCGCCCGCCGCTCGTTCCCGCCGTGAACGACCCGATGGTGCTGCGGGCCTGCCATCGCCCGGTTGCCGACATCGCGCGTGATGCCGAGGTGGTGCTGTCATGA
- a CDS encoding ABC transporter permease subunit — protein MLLYTKKSDALVDSLVEATKAPPGRSPWADARGRFLRNKAAVFALVVLAIITLLCVFGPMVLPYEFDTADWDAMKLPPSLKGHHYWGTDESGRDLLVRALIGGRISLMVGIMATICSVIVGIAWGATAGFIGGKVDGLMMRFVDMMYAIPYLLIAILLVTILGREFYLVVLTITAFSWMDMARVVRGQTLSLRSMEFVEAARAIGVPTHRIIFSHIVPNLLGVVVIYTTVTVPGVILTESVLSFLGLGIQEPMTSWGVLIHDGAGVMEVAPWLLLFPCAMLSLTLYCFNFIGDGLRDALDPKQR, from the coding sequence ATGCTGCTCTACACGAAGAAAAGCGACGCGCTCGTCGACTCGCTGGTGGAAGCCACCAAGGCCCCGCCGGGCCGCAGCCCATGGGCGGATGCGCGCGGGCGCTTCCTGCGCAACAAGGCCGCCGTGTTCGCGCTGGTGGTCCTGGCGATCATCACGCTGCTGTGCGTGTTCGGCCCGATGGTGCTGCCCTACGAGTTCGACACCGCCGACTGGGACGCGATGAAGCTGCCGCCCTCGCTGAAGGGCCACCACTACTGGGGCACCGACGAATCGGGCCGCGACCTGCTGGTGCGCGCGCTGATCGGCGGGCGCATCTCGCTCATGGTCGGCATCATGGCCACCATCTGCTCGGTGATCGTCGGCATCGCCTGGGGCGCCACCGCCGGCTTCATCGGCGGCAAGGTCGACGGCCTGATGATGCGCTTCGTCGACATGATGTACGCGATCCCCTACCTGCTGATCGCGATCCTGCTGGTCACCATCCTCGGCCGCGAGTTCTACCTGGTGGTGCTGACCATCACCGCCTTCTCGTGGATGGACATGGCGCGCGTGGTGCGCGGCCAGACGCTGTCGCTGCGCTCGATGGAGTTCGTGGAAGCGGCCCGCGCCATCGGCGTGCCGACGCACCGCATCATCTTCTCGCACATCGTGCCCAACCTGCTGGGCGTGGTGGTGATCTACACCACCGTCACCGTGCCGGGCGTGATCCTCACGGAATCGGTGCTGTCCTTCCTGGGCCTGGGCATCCAGGAGCCCATGACCAGCTGGGGCGTGCTGATCCACGACGGCGCCGGCGTGATGGAAGTGGCGCCGTGGCTCCTGCTCTTCCCGTGCGCCATGCTGTCGCTCACCTTGTACTGCTTCAACTTCATCGGCGACGGCCTGCGCGACGCGCTCGACCCCAAACAGCGATGA
- the oppB gene encoding oligopeptide ABC transporter permease OppB: MWSYTLRRLLATLPTLLAVITACYLLVHAAPGGPFDSERKVSEAVLANLQAKYHLDKPPVEQYFYYLGNLLHGDLGASFRYADWSVNDLVAAALPVSLSIGGTAIVLSFVIGVVLGIAAALRQNSAADYTVMFCSNSGSVLPSFVLGPLLVLVFAILLKWLPAGGWDGFNWKFMILPIALLTFINVATIARVMRGSLIEVLHSNFIRTAKAKGLPTRVVVFRHALKPALLPVVSVMGPLTISSITSALVTETIFSLPGIGKLIVNGAGNRDYTLVLGLVVLITVLAVLLNLLVDLAYAALDPKIRY; the protein is encoded by the coding sequence ATGTGGTCCTACACATTGCGTCGCCTGCTGGCGACGCTGCCGACTTTGCTGGCCGTCATCACGGCCTGCTACCTGCTCGTGCATGCCGCACCGGGCGGCCCCTTCGACTCGGAACGCAAGGTCTCCGAGGCGGTGCTCGCCAACCTGCAGGCCAAGTACCACCTGGACAAGCCGCCGGTGGAGCAATATTTCTACTACCTGGGCAACCTGCTGCACGGCGACCTGGGCGCCTCGTTCCGCTACGCCGACTGGTCCGTCAACGACCTCGTCGCGGCGGCGCTGCCGGTGTCGCTGTCGATCGGCGGCACCGCCATCGTGCTGTCGTTCGTGATCGGCGTGGTGCTGGGCATCGCCGCGGCGCTGCGCCAGAACAGCGCGGCCGACTACACGGTCATGTTCTGCAGCAACAGCGGCAGCGTGCTGCCCTCGTTCGTGCTGGGCCCGCTGCTGGTGCTGGTGTTCGCGATCCTGCTCAAGTGGCTGCCCGCCGGCGGCTGGGACGGCTTCAACTGGAAGTTCATGATCCTGCCGATTGCGCTGCTCACGTTCATCAACGTCGCGACCATCGCACGCGTGATGCGCGGCAGCCTCATCGAAGTGCTGCACAGCAACTTCATCCGCACGGCCAAGGCCAAGGGCCTGCCCACCCGCGTCGTGGTGTTCCGCCACGCGCTCAAGCCCGCGCTGCTGCCGGTCGTGTCGGTGATGGGCCCGCTCACCATTTCGTCGATCACGTCGGCGCTGGTGACTGAGACCATCTTCTCGCTGCCCGGCATCGGCAAGCTGATCGTCAACGGCGCCGGCAACCGCGACTACACGCTGGTGCTGGGCCTGGTGGTGCTGATCACCGTGCTGGCCGTGCTCCTCAACCTGCTGGTCGACCTGGCGTACGCCGCGCTCGACCCGAAGATCCGCTACTAG
- a CDS encoding peptide ABC transporter substrate-binding protein yields MNKKIPLLAAALLLALGASAAVIPPGVQLHASQTLIRNNGSEPETLDPANAESVGANNITRDLFEGLTANDSAGNIVPGVAESWKQMNPTTWVFKLRQNAKWSNGDPVTANDFVFGIRRFLDPKTASTYATTFGVFLQNGLLVAQGKKPTTELGVKAIDKFTLELKTAGPVPFLPALMSNNNLGAVHEPSVKKFGKDWVKPGNMVSNGAYMLKEWSVNSKVIIEKNPQYWDAKNVTLERVTYLPIEDENAETKLFETGQIEWTNQLPPGTFEKFKAQYPKDIKNQPIIGLRYYSYQTQSPQFKDVRIRKAMSMVIDRDILAQKVTADGQSPAYDVVVKGTIGEDVGQYDWAAWPMAKRVEEAKKLLAEAGVKPGTKYTLSYNTSEYHKKMAIFAQSEWKTKLGLNVEMEAMEFKVLLKKRHDGTFQIARNGWLADYNDATTFLALVRCDSDQNNNFNCNREAEKLITEGSNTTDLAKRKDLFNKAAKMIMDEYPIIPLLQYSLPRLVKSYVGGYSQDNVQDRYRSKDLYIIKH; encoded by the coding sequence ATGAACAAGAAGATCCCCCTCCTCGCCGCCGCGCTGCTGCTGGCGCTCGGCGCCTCCGCCGCCGTGATCCCCCCCGGCGTGCAGCTGCATGCGTCGCAGACGCTGATCCGCAACAACGGCTCCGAGCCCGAGACGCTCGACCCGGCCAATGCGGAATCCGTCGGCGCCAACAACATCACCCGCGACCTGTTCGAGGGCCTCACGGCCAACGACTCGGCCGGCAACATCGTCCCGGGCGTGGCCGAGAGCTGGAAGCAGATGAACCCCACCACCTGGGTGTTCAAGCTGCGCCAGAACGCCAAGTGGTCCAACGGCGACCCCGTGACCGCCAACGATTTCGTCTTCGGCATCCGCCGCTTCCTCGACCCGAAGACGGCGTCCACCTATGCGACGACCTTCGGCGTGTTCCTGCAGAACGGCCTGCTGGTCGCGCAGGGCAAGAAGCCCACCACCGAGCTGGGCGTGAAGGCCATCGACAAGTTCACGCTGGAATTGAAGACCGCCGGCCCGGTGCCCTTCCTGCCGGCGCTGATGTCCAACAACAACCTGGGCGCGGTGCACGAGCCCTCGGTGAAGAAGTTCGGCAAGGACTGGGTCAAGCCCGGCAACATGGTCAGCAACGGCGCCTACATGCTCAAGGAGTGGAGCGTCAACAGCAAGGTGATCATCGAGAAGAACCCGCAGTACTGGGACGCGAAGAACGTGACGCTCGAGCGCGTGACCTACCTGCCCATCGAGGACGAGAACGCCGAGACCAAGCTGTTCGAGACCGGCCAGATCGAGTGGACCAACCAGCTGCCGCCGGGCACCTTCGAAAAGTTCAAGGCGCAGTACCCCAAGGACATCAAGAACCAGCCGATCATCGGCCTGCGCTACTACTCCTACCAGACGCAGAGCCCGCAATTCAAGGACGTGCGCATCCGCAAGGCGATGTCGATGGTGATCGACCGCGACATCCTGGCGCAGAAGGTGACGGCCGACGGCCAGAGCCCGGCCTACGACGTGGTCGTCAAGGGCACGATCGGCGAGGACGTGGGCCAGTACGACTGGGCCGCCTGGCCGATGGCCAAGCGCGTCGAGGAGGCCAAGAAGCTGCTGGCCGAAGCGGGCGTGAAGCCGGGTACCAAGTACACGCTGTCGTACAACACCAGCGAATACCACAAGAAGATGGCGATCTTCGCGCAGTCGGAGTGGAAGACGAAGCTGGGCCTGAACGTGGAAATGGAAGCGATGGAGTTCAAGGTGCTGCTGAAGAAGCGCCACGACGGCACCTTCCAGATCGCGCGCAACGGCTGGCTGGCCGACTACAACGACGCCACGACCTTCCTGGCGCTCGTGCGCTGCGACTCGGACCAGAACAACAACTTCAACTGCAACCGCGAGGCGGAGAAGCTGATCACCGAGGGCTCCAACACCACCGACCTGGCCAAGCGCAAGGACCTTTTCAACAAGGCGGCGAAGATGATCATGGACGAATACCCCATCATCCCGCTGCTCCAGTACTCCCTGCCGCGGCTGGTAAAATCGTACGTGGGCGGTTACTCGCAGGATAACGTGCAAGACCGTTATCGCAGCAAGGACCTGTACATCATCAAGCACTGA
- a CDS encoding ABC transporter substrate-binding protein, giving the protein MKAIHWVWAAVLAAGVSLPAAAQGPEKVLRYAFPIAETGFDPAQVHDLYSRVITANIFETLYDYDYLARPAKVKPVLAEALPQVSADFRTWTIRLKRGVYFADDPAFGGKKREVTAQDVVYSFKRIYDPKTRSPHISALEEEKIIGLDELREKAEKTGKFDYVNDIEGMKALDRYTVQFKLAVTRPRFVQTIADPGILGVVAREVIDKYGDEIMAHPVGTGPFKLAEWKRSSRITLVKNPNFRDEFFDDQPRAGDKSAEAVAARLKGKKLPMLDKVVVSIINEPQPRWLSFLNAEQDFMERLPATFVNQAIPNNKLAPNLQKKGIQMERVQLSDITMWYFNMEDPVVGGYTPEKVALRRALGLAYNTEMEVRLPRRGQAIIAQDILGPNTTSWDPNFRSEMGKYDRARAIALLDMFGYTDKNGDGWRDMPDGKPLVLEMNTQGTADQRELDEILKKHMDAVGVKMEFKIGIWPEQLKAARAGKLQMWQLGFSAAEPDSGVGLQIGASAQAGQQNLARFSNKQYDEIFAKQGVMPDGPERDAQIRDAVRIIVAYMPYKIRVSRIGTDLWQPWVMGYKRHPFSNSFWRYIDIDTTKLPAH; this is encoded by the coding sequence ATGAAAGCAATCCATTGGGTGTGGGCCGCGGTCCTCGCGGCCGGCGTGTCGCTGCCGGCGGCGGCACAAGGCCCCGAAAAGGTCCTGCGCTACGCGTTCCCCATCGCGGAGACGGGCTTCGACCCGGCACAGGTGCACGACCTGTATTCGCGCGTCATCACGGCCAACATCTTCGAGACGCTCTACGACTACGACTACCTCGCGCGCCCCGCGAAAGTCAAGCCGGTGCTCGCCGAAGCGCTGCCGCAGGTGTCGGCCGATTTCAGGACCTGGACGATCCGGCTCAAGCGCGGCGTGTACTTCGCGGACGACCCGGCCTTCGGCGGCAAGAAGCGGGAAGTGACGGCGCAGGACGTGGTGTACAGCTTCAAGCGCATCTACGACCCGAAGACGCGCAGCCCGCACATCAGCGCGCTGGAGGAAGAGAAGATCATCGGCCTGGACGAGCTGCGCGAGAAGGCCGAGAAGACCGGCAAGTTCGACTACGTGAACGACATCGAGGGCATGAAGGCGCTGGACCGCTACACGGTCCAGTTCAAGCTGGCCGTCACGCGCCCGCGCTTCGTGCAGACCATCGCCGACCCCGGCATCCTCGGCGTCGTCGCGCGCGAGGTGATCGACAAGTACGGCGACGAGATCATGGCCCACCCCGTGGGCACGGGGCCCTTCAAGCTGGCCGAGTGGAAGCGCTCGTCGCGCATCACGCTCGTGAAGAACCCGAATTTCCGCGACGAATTCTTCGACGACCAGCCGCGCGCCGGCGACAAGTCGGCCGAAGCCGTGGCCGCCAGGCTCAAGGGCAAGAAGCTCCCGATGCTCGACAAGGTGGTGGTCTCGATCATCAACGAACCGCAGCCGCGGTGGCTGTCGTTCCTCAACGCCGAACAGGACTTCATGGAGCGCCTGCCCGCCACCTTCGTGAACCAGGCCATCCCCAACAACAAGCTGGCGCCCAACCTGCAGAAGAAGGGCATCCAGATGGAGCGGGTGCAGCTGTCGGACATCACCATGTGGTACTTCAACATGGAAGACCCCGTGGTCGGTGGCTACACCCCCGAGAAGGTGGCGCTGCGCCGCGCGCTGGGCCTGGCCTACAACACCGAGATGGAAGTGCGCCTGCCGCGGCGGGGCCAGGCCATCATCGCGCAGGACATCCTCGGCCCCAACACGACGAGCTGGGACCCGAACTTCCGCTCGGAAATGGGCAAGTACGACCGCGCGCGGGCGATCGCCCTGCTCGACATGTTCGGCTACACCGACAAGAACGGCGACGGCTGGCGGGACATGCCCGACGGCAAGCCGCTGGTGCTGGAGATGAACACGCAGGGCACCGCCGACCAGCGCGAGCTGGACGAGATCCTCAAGAAGCACATGGACGCCGTCGGCGTGAAGATGGAGTTCAAGATCGGCATCTGGCCCGAGCAGCTGAAGGCCGCGCGCGCCGGCAAGCTGCAGATGTGGCAGCTGGGCTTCTCCGCCGCCGAGCCCGACAGCGGCGTCGGCCTGCAGATCGGCGCATCGGCGCAGGCGGGCCAGCAGAACCTGGCACGCTTTTCGAACAAGCAGTACGACGAGATCTTCGCGAAGCAGGGCGTGATGCCCGACGGCCCCGAGCGCGACGCGCAGATCCGCGATGCCGTGCGGATCATCGTCGCCTACATGCCGTACAAGATCCGCGTCTCGCGCATCGGCACCGACCTTTGGCAGCCCTGGGTGATGGGCTACAAGCGCCACCCGTTCTCCAATTCCTTCTGGCGCTACATCGACATCGACACCACCAAGCTGCCGGCCCACTGA
- a CDS encoding ABC transporter substrate-binding protein produces the protein MKTSLWAAATSLCLAMGATSPSVAQTAAPAEKVFKYAFNAAETGFDPPQLSDLYSRIVTGNIFEGLYGYEYLTRPVKVKPVLADGMPQVSADYKTYTIKLKRGVYFADDPAFGGKKREVTAQDVVFTYKRVFDPKLKSPILSALEEEKIIGLADLNKRAEGGKFEYDTDVEGLKALDRYTVQIKLAEPRPRFIHTIADPGILGIVARDVVEKYGDTIMEHPVGTGPFKLSEWRRASKITLVRNPNYREVIFDETAPAGDKVAEEIAKHLKGKRLPLVDKVVVSIIDEPQPRWLAFLNGEHDLMWTLPNNFSPVAIPNGKIAPNLQKKGIRAERVALSDTTMAYFNINDPVVGGYAPEKVALRRAIGLGINTDEEIRLQRRGQAIRAQGFMMPGTASFDGDFRSEMGTFDRARAVALLDMFGYTDKNGDGYRDMPDGSPLVITLDTLGQADYRERDELWKKYMDAIGIKMNFRIGQWPEQLKAARSGKLQMWSYGLSATSPDSGVVLQQAYGKSLGEQNLSRFKNDRFDELYRKQLLMPDGPERDAVLRECVRILVAYMPIKTSVHRLGTDLWQPWMIGWKRHPFSRSFWQYIDIDPAKQPKK, from the coding sequence ATGAAGACGAGCCTCTGGGCGGCGGCCACCAGCCTCTGCCTGGCAATGGGTGCCACCAGCCCCAGCGTCGCACAGACTGCAGCGCCTGCGGAAAAGGTGTTCAAGTACGCCTTCAACGCAGCCGAGACGGGCTTCGACCCGCCGCAGTTGTCCGACCTCTATTCCCGCATCGTGACGGGGAATATTTTCGAAGGCCTGTATGGCTACGAATACCTCACGCGCCCCGTCAAGGTCAAGCCGGTGCTGGCCGACGGCATGCCGCAGGTCTCCGCCGACTACAAGACGTACACGATCAAGCTCAAGCGCGGCGTCTACTTCGCGGACGACCCGGCCTTCGGCGGCAAGAAGCGCGAGGTCACGGCGCAGGACGTCGTGTTCACGTACAAGCGCGTCTTCGACCCCAAGCTCAAGAGCCCCATCCTGTCGGCGCTCGAGGAAGAAAAGATCATCGGCCTGGCCGACCTGAACAAGCGCGCCGAAGGCGGCAAGTTCGAATACGACACCGACGTCGAAGGCCTGAAGGCGCTGGACCGCTACACGGTGCAGATCAAGCTGGCCGAACCGCGCCCGCGCTTCATCCACACGATCGCCGACCCCGGCATCCTCGGCATCGTGGCGCGCGACGTCGTCGAAAAGTACGGCGACACGATCATGGAACACCCGGTGGGCACCGGGCCCTTCAAGCTGTCCGAGTGGCGCCGCGCCTCCAAGATCACGCTGGTGCGCAACCCCAACTACCGCGAGGTGATCTTCGACGAGACCGCGCCCGCCGGCGACAAGGTGGCCGAGGAGATCGCGAAGCACCTCAAGGGCAAGCGCCTGCCGCTGGTGGACAAGGTGGTCGTCTCGATCATCGACGAGCCGCAGCCGCGCTGGCTCGCTTTCCTCAATGGCGAACACGACCTGATGTGGACGCTGCCCAACAACTTCTCGCCGGTGGCCATCCCCAACGGGAAGATCGCCCCCAACCTGCAGAAGAAGGGCATCCGCGCCGAACGCGTCGCGCTGTCGGACACGACGATGGCCTACTTCAACATCAACGACCCGGTGGTCGGCGGCTACGCACCCGAGAAGGTGGCGCTGCGCAGGGCGATCGGCCTGGGCATCAACACCGACGAAGAGATCCGCCTGCAGCGCCGGGGCCAGGCCATCCGCGCGCAGGGCTTCATGATGCCGGGCACGGCCAGCTTCGACGGCGACTTCCGCTCCGAGATGGGCACGTTCGACCGCGCCCGCGCCGTCGCGCTGCTCGACATGTTCGGCTACACCGACAAGAACGGCGACGGCTACCGCGACATGCCTGACGGCTCGCCGCTCGTGATCACGCTGGACACGCTCGGCCAGGCCGACTACCGCGAGCGCGACGAGCTGTGGAAGAAGTACATGGATGCGATCGGCATCAAGATGAACTTCCGCATCGGCCAGTGGCCCGAACAGCTCAAGGCGGCGCGCTCGGGCAAGCTGCAGATGTGGAGCTACGGCCTGTCGGCCACGTCGCCCGACAGCGGCGTGGTGCTGCAGCAGGCCTATGGCAAGTCGCTGGGCGAGCAGAACCTGTCGCGCTTCAAGAACGACCGCTTCGACGAGCTCTATCGCAAGCAGCTGCTCATGCCCGACGGGCCGGAGCGCGACGCGGTGTTGCGCGAATGCGTGCGCATCCTCGTGGCCTACATGCCGATCAAGACGAGCGTCCACCGCCTGGGCACGGACCTGTGGCAGCCGTGGATGATCGGCTGGAAGCGTCACCCGTTCTCGCGCAGCTTCTGGCAGTACATCGACATCGACCCGGCGAAGCAGCCGAAGAAGTAA